A window of Malania oleifera isolate guangnan ecotype guangnan chromosome 5, ASM2987363v1, whole genome shotgun sequence contains these coding sequences:
- the LOC131156729 gene encoding probable amidase At4g34880 isoform X2, with the protein MDASHLIHILLGIALFGLCTIAPSRSFPIREATVDDLQVAFKQNKLTSKQLVEFYLREIRRLNPVLRGVIEVNPNALDLADKADRERKLAKSPTGSLSKLHGIPILVKDNIATKDKLNTTAGSYALLGSTVPRDAGVVQKLRKAGAIILGKASLSEWSYFRSTQAPNGWSARGGQVVNPYAPRSDPCGSSTGSAVSVAANMAAVSLGTETAGSILCPSSNNSVVGIKPTVGLTSRAGVIPISPRQDTVGQKGAILVDHLEIDNYNSIIYALRVDQFMVLEAEFKLSMNAYLKQLVTSPVHSLADLIAFNKRFPRLEKLKEYGQNLFLGAQKMDGLGSEFVMKALLNLTRANKDGFEKLMKKNNLDALVTPLYDAAYVLAIGGFPGISVPAGYDTDGVPFGICFAGLKGSEPKLIEIAYGFEQATRIRKPPSITFI; encoded by the exons ATGGATGCCTCCCACCTCATTCATATTCTCCTGGGCATTGCTCTGTTTGGATTGTGCACCATAGCACCGAGCCGCAGTTTCCCAATCAGAGAAGCAACTGTTGATGATCTCCAAGTTGCTTTTAAGCAAAACAAGCTCACCTCAAAGCAGCTTGTTGAGTTCTACCTCAGGGAAATTCGCAGGCTCAACCCGGTGCTGCGAGGGGTGATAGAGGTGAACCCCAATGCGCTTGACCTGGCAGATAAGGCTGATAGAGAGCGAAAGCTGGCCAAATCACCAACTGGGTCACTGTCCAAGTTGCATGGGATCCCAATTCTTGTCAAGGATAACATTGCAACCAAGGATAAGCTTAACACGACGGCTGGATCATATGCACTGCTTGGATCGACAGTGCCTCGGGATGCTGGTGTGGTGCAGAAGTTAAGGAAAGCCGGAGCAATTATACTGGGAAAGGCTAGCTTGAGTGAGTGGTCTTATTTCAGATCAACCCAAGCACCCAATGGTTGGAGCGCCAGAGGTGGCCAAGTTGTG AATCCATATGCGCCACGATCAGATCCATGTGGATCAAGCACCGGATCAGCAGTATCAGTAGCAGCAAACATGGCTGCAGTATCACTAGGTACAGAGACAGCAGGATCCATCCTGTGTCCTTCAAGTAACAACTCTGTTGTTGGGATCAAACCCACCGTAGGACTAACGAGCCGGGCAGGGGTCATCCCAATTTCACCAAGACAGGACACTGTTGG GCAAAAAGGAGCAATTTTAGTGGATCACCTGGAAATAGATAACTATAATTCCATCATTTATGCCTTGAGGGTTGACCAATTTATGGTGTTGGAGGCTGAATTCAAGCTGTCTATGAATGCTTATCTAAAGCAGCTAGTCACTTCTCCAGTGCATTCCTTAGCAGACCTGATAGCCTTCAACAAGAGATTTCCACGCTTG GAAAAGCTCAAGGAATATGGGCAGAACTTGTTTTTGGGTGCTCAGAAAATGGATGGGCTGGGCAGCGAGTTCGTGATGAAGGCATTATTGAACTTAACAAGGGCAAACAAAGATGGATTCGAAAAGCTGATGAAGAAGAACAACCTGGATGCACTGGTGACTCCCCTTTATGATGCTGCATACGTTCTTGCGATCGGGGGATTCCCGGGAATCAGCGTTCCTGCTGGGTATGACACGGACGGGGTTCCATTTGGCATTTGCTTTGCTGGGTTGAAGGGATCAGAACCGAAGCTCATCGAGATTGCTTATGGCTTTGAACAGGCCACCAGAATAAGGAAGCCTCCTTCAATTACCTTCATCTGA
- the LOC131156729 gene encoding probable amidase At4g34880 isoform X1: protein MDASHLIHILLGIALFGLCTIAPSRSFPIREATVDDLQVAFKQNKLTSKQLVEFYLREIRRLNPVLRGVIEVNPNALDLADKADRERKLAKSPTGSLSKLHGIPILVKDNIATKDKLNTTAGSYALLGSTVPRDAGVVQKLRKAGAIILGKASLSEWSYFRSTQAPNGWSARGGQVVNPYAPRSDPCGSSTGSAVSVAANMAAVSLGTETAGSILCPSSNNSVVGIKPTVGLTSRAGVIPISPRQDTVGPICRTVSDAVHVLDAIVGFDHNDGVATRIAAKYIPPGGYAQFLKVDGLRGKRLGITAYPFFGFPKDTSPSLSQAFKRHFLTLRQKGAILVDHLEIDNYNSIIYALRVDQFMVLEAEFKLSMNAYLKQLVTSPVHSLADLIAFNKRFPRLEKLKEYGQNLFLGAQKMDGLGSEFVMKALLNLTRANKDGFEKLMKKNNLDALVTPLYDAAYVLAIGGFPGISVPAGYDTDGVPFGICFAGLKGSEPKLIEIAYGFEQATRIRKPPSITFI, encoded by the exons ATGGATGCCTCCCACCTCATTCATATTCTCCTGGGCATTGCTCTGTTTGGATTGTGCACCATAGCACCGAGCCGCAGTTTCCCAATCAGAGAAGCAACTGTTGATGATCTCCAAGTTGCTTTTAAGCAAAACAAGCTCACCTCAAAGCAGCTTGTTGAGTTCTACCTCAGGGAAATTCGCAGGCTCAACCCGGTGCTGCGAGGGGTGATAGAGGTGAACCCCAATGCGCTTGACCTGGCAGATAAGGCTGATAGAGAGCGAAAGCTGGCCAAATCACCAACTGGGTCACTGTCCAAGTTGCATGGGATCCCAATTCTTGTCAAGGATAACATTGCAACCAAGGATAAGCTTAACACGACGGCTGGATCATATGCACTGCTTGGATCGACAGTGCCTCGGGATGCTGGTGTGGTGCAGAAGTTAAGGAAAGCCGGAGCAATTATACTGGGAAAGGCTAGCTTGAGTGAGTGGTCTTATTTCAGATCAACCCAAGCACCCAATGGTTGGAGCGCCAGAGGTGGCCAAGTTGTG AATCCATATGCGCCACGATCAGATCCATGTGGATCAAGCACCGGATCAGCAGTATCAGTAGCAGCAAACATGGCTGCAGTATCACTAGGTACAGAGACAGCAGGATCCATCCTGTGTCCTTCAAGTAACAACTCTGTTGTTGGGATCAAACCCACCGTAGGACTAACGAGCCGGGCAGGGGTCATCCCAATTTCACCAAGACAGGACACTGTTGG GCCTATCTGCAGGACGGTATCAGATGCTGTACATGTTCTTGATGCAATAGTGGGTTTTGATCACAACGATGGGGTAGCGACAAGAATAGCAGCGAAGTATATCCCACCCGGTGGCTATGCTCAATTCCTCAAGGTTGACGGGCTCAGGGGAAAGAGGCTGGGGATAACAGCTTATCCTTTCTTCGGGTTTCCCAAGGACACAAGCCCCTCCCTCTCCCAAGCTTTTAAGCGCCATTTCCTCACGCTAAG GCAAAAAGGAGCAATTTTAGTGGATCACCTGGAAATAGATAACTATAATTCCATCATTTATGCCTTGAGGGTTGACCAATTTATGGTGTTGGAGGCTGAATTCAAGCTGTCTATGAATGCTTATCTAAAGCAGCTAGTCACTTCTCCAGTGCATTCCTTAGCAGACCTGATAGCCTTCAACAAGAGATTTCCACGCTTG GAAAAGCTCAAGGAATATGGGCAGAACTTGTTTTTGGGTGCTCAGAAAATGGATGGGCTGGGCAGCGAGTTCGTGATGAAGGCATTATTGAACTTAACAAGGGCAAACAAAGATGGATTCGAAAAGCTGATGAAGAAGAACAACCTGGATGCACTGGTGACTCCCCTTTATGATGCTGCATACGTTCTTGCGATCGGGGGATTCCCGGGAATCAGCGTTCCTGCTGGGTATGACACGGACGGGGTTCCATTTGGCATTTGCTTTGCTGGGTTGAAGGGATCAGAACCGAAGCTCATCGAGATTGCTTATGGCTTTGAACAGGCCACCAGAATAAGGAAGCCTCCTTCAATTACCTTCATCTGA